In the Pithys albifrons albifrons isolate INPA30051 chromosome 3, PitAlb_v1, whole genome shotgun sequence genome, one interval contains:
- the TM7SF3 gene encoding transmembrane 7 superfamily member 3 translates to MRVFPGSALLLLAVLAGPGRGGASGLLELSLGKFRNVLLNQTSPVEAVIRNIASNVTVVVFQVHAQQSDVVISFDKTPSVNSSGTGVDRGLVSLLRPQQTVCTWYLRALDAGQVLSTAISIPYMERDPIPGGCNLEFDLEVDPNIYLDYTLVDIHIKFAPANLGYTRGANPPACDAGTGQNSRWRLRYDVYQYFLPESDLSEMVLMSHIRKMSEVHSIKAHGTKMLTLTTDDKTNVYFSSLPGQGVIYNVIVWDPLWNSSAAYIPVHTYACSFADLVDNCSSLSKLSTKVFFTAFAVLGLFICFFGHRFWKTDLFFMGFIVAAFFCFVIITRVTALGYDERLVLTAAAGIVGGLLLAGSWWRFGSVLLCMFAVGLVLGFLFASTLFFTPLGDYRVFRDDVVFWLTFTSVALMVPVLFVGCPRILNILASGIVGSYTVVLAVACYVYTSLAYITLDLLRRALNDDFSRAYTNVPFQRNDLIILSVWVMLALSGVTMQLRRERSQVPFPPHPYLAWKRERERRSTNVLDPSHHIPPLRERVHNKLLHFKELFQKDQPAGERTPLLL, encoded by the exons ATGCGGGTGTTCCCTGGCTCcgctttgctgctgctggcggTGCtggcggggccgggccgtgGCGGGGCCTCAG GTCTTCTTGAGCTCTCCTTGGGAAAATTCAGGAACGTGCTCCTTAACCAGACCAGCCCAGTGGAGGCTGTGATCAGGAACATTGCCAGCAACGTGACTGTTGTGGTTTTTCAAGTGCACGCCCAGCAAAGTGATGTGGTGATATCCTTTGATAAG ACGCCGTCTGTGAACAGCTCGGGCACTGGAGTGGACAGGGGGCTGGTGTCCCTCCTTCGGCCGCAGCAGACGGTGTGCACGTGGTACCTGCGAGCGCTGGATGCTGGGCAGGTGCTCAGCACGGCCATCTCCATCCCCTACATGGAGAGAG ATCCCATTCCTGGAGGCTGCAATCTAGAATTTGACTTGGAAGTGGATCCAAATATTTACCTGGACTATACATTGGTTGACATCCACATCAAGTTTGCCCCTGCAAACTTGGGATATACCAG AGGAGCAAACCCGCCGGCGTGTGACGCGGGGACAGGGCAGAACTCGCGGTGGCGGCTGCGCTACGACGTGTACCAGTATTTCCTGCCAGAGAGCGACCTGTCCGAGATGGTGCTCATGAGCCACATCAGGAAGATGTCTGAGGTGCACAGTATCAAAGCCCATGGCACTAAA ATGCTCACTCTGACAACTGATGACAAGACCAACGTCTACTTTTCCTCACTCCCTGGGCAAGGTGTGATCTACAACGTCATAGTGTGGGATCCCCTCTGGAACAGTTCTGCTGCCTACATCCCTGTGCACACATATGCCTGCAGCTTTGCTGACCTGGTGGATAACTGCTCCTCCCTCA GTAAACTCTCTACCAAAGTGTTCTTCACTGCTTTTGCTGTTCTTGGtcttttcatctgcttttttgGGCACAGATTCTGGAAAACAG ACTTATTCTTCATGGGCTTCATAGTGGCAGCATTCTTCTGCTTTGTGATCATCACAAGGGTAACTGCCCTTGGTTATGATG agCGTCTCGTTCTGACGGCAGCAGCTGGAATTGTTGGAGGCCTGCTCTTGGCTGGGAGCTGGTGGAGATTtggctctgtcctgctctgtaTGTTTGCTGTTGGCCTCGTGCTGGGGTTTCTCTTTGCATCCACGCTCTTCTTCACTCCCCTTG GAGACTACAGGGTCTTCCGTGATGATGTGGTGTTCTGGCTGACCTTCACTTCTGTAGCCTTGATGGTTCCTGTGCTTTTCGTTGGCTGTCCAAGAATT CTGAACATCCTGGCCTCTGGAATAGTGGGCTCTTACACGGTGGTCCTGGCTGTTGCTTGTTACGTCTACACAAGTCTGGCCTACATCACCTTGGACCTGCTCCGGAGGGCCCTCAATGATGACTTCAGCAGGGCCTACACCAATGTGCCTTTCCAGAGGAATG acCTGATTATCCTGTCAGTGTGGGTGATGCTGGCCCTCAGCGGGGTGACTATGCAGCTCCGCCGGGAGCGGAGCCAAGTGCCCTTCCCACCACATCCCTACCTGGCCTGGAAGCGGGAAAGGGAGCGCAGGAGCACCAATGTCCTGGACCCCAGCCATCACATCCCTCCCCTGAGAGAGAGGGTGCACAACAAGCTGCTGCACTTCAAAGAGCTCTTTCAGAAAGACCAGCCTGCCGGGGAGAGAACTCCATTGCTTCTCTAA
- the MED21 gene encoding mediator of RNA polymerase II transcription subunit 21 encodes MADRLTQLQDAVNSLADQFCNAIGVLQQCGPPASFSNIQTAINKDQPANPTEEYAQLFAALIARTAKDIDVLIDSLPSEESTAALQAASLYRLEEENHEAAARLEEVVYRGDVLLEKIQSALADIAQSQLKTRSGTPSQPLAES; translated from the exons ATGGCGGATCGGCTCACGCAGCTGCAGGACGCGGTGAACTCG CTCGCCGACCAGTTCTGCAACGCCATTGGAGTGCTGCAGCAGTGCGGGCCGCCCGCCTCCTTCAGCAACATCCAGACGGCCATCAACAAGGACCAGCCCGCAAACCCCACGGAAG agTACGCCCAGCTCTTTGCTGCCCTCATCGCGCGCACCGCCAAGGACATCGACGTGCTCATCGACTCCCTGCCCAGCGAGGAGTCCACAGCGGCTCTGCAG GCCGCGAGCCTTTACCGGCTGGAGGAGGAGAACCACGAGGCCGCGGCGCGGCTGGAGGAGGTTGTGTACCGCGGGGATGTGCTGCTCGAGAAGATCCAGAGCGCGCTGGCCGACATCGCTCAGTCCCAGCTGAAGACGCGGAGCGGCACCCCCAGCCAGCCCTTGGCCGAATCGTAG